In a genomic window of Corvus moneduloides isolate bCorMon1 chromosome 17, bCorMon1.pri, whole genome shotgun sequence:
- the FITM2 gene encoding fat storage-inducing transmembrane protein 2: protein MERLERSGRCLRAALARGRVRRPLPALLLAIAVLGSALKDGGLVPDTPLQNKRNPLNVYFVKVAWAWTLWLLLPFIALTTYQLARRQFRYGRTKSALLVLRRLSALLVGTAVWYLCTELFVYVENLTGECSIQGKPGQPRRLYASKRECRQDSGVWNGFDISGHCFLLSYCAMMILEEVAVLEALSMDHSSKLRVVVNVLFVSLCSLTVIWVFMFLCTALYFHDFSQKLLGVLIGLSAWYGTYRFWYLKPFSPGLPLPNISLSSKKYSYSR, encoded by the exons ATGGAGCGGCTGGAGCGGAGCGGGCGCTGCCTGCGGGCCGCCCTGGCCCGGGGGCGGGTgcgccgccccctccccgcgctGCTGCTCGCCATCGCCGTCCTCGGCTCCGCGCTCAAGGACGGCGGCCTGGTGCCCGATACGCCGCTGCAGAACAAGCGCAACCCGCTCAACGT ATACTTCGTGAAGGTGGCCTGGGCTTGGAcgctgtggctgctgctgcccttcatCGCCCTCACCACGTACCAGCTGGCCCGGAGGCAGTTCCGGTACGGCCGCACCAAGAGCGCGCTGCTGGTGCTGCGGCGCCTGAGCGCGCTGCTGGTGGGCACGGCCGTGTGGTACCTGTGCACCGAGCTCTTCGTGTACGTGGAGAACCTCACCGGGGAGTGCTCCATCCAGGGCAAACCCGGCCAGCCCCGCCGGCTCTACGCCTCCAAGCGGGAGTGCCGCCAGGACAGCGGCGTCTGGAACGGCTTCGACATCTCGGGGCACTGCTTCCTGCTCTCGTACTGTGCCATGATGATCCTGGaggaggtggctgtgctggaagcGCTGTCCATGGACCACAGCTCCAAGCTGCGTGTGGTGGTCAACGTCCTGTTTGTTTCCCTGTGTTCCCTCACCGTGATCTGGGTGTTCATGTTCCTCTGTACTGCGCTGTATTTCCATGACTTCAGCCAAAAGCTTCTCGGTGTGCTGATAGGTCTGTCAGCTTGGTATGGGACATACAGATTTTGGTATTTAAAGCCCTTTTCTCCTGGACTACCTCTTCCAAATATATCTTTGAGTTCAAAGAAATACAGCTATAGCAGATAA
- the GDAP1L1 gene encoding ganglioside-induced differentiation-associated protein 1-like 1, translating to MATPNNVTPTNCSWWPISALENNAGKSTEREENHDPTDPALKSQDRLVLYHWTQSFSSQKVRLVIAEKGLPCEERDVSMPLMEHKEPWFMRLNLGEEVPVIIHRDNIISDYNQIIDYMEKNFTGENVTQLIPEPGSLLHSRVLQYRELLDSLPMDAYTHGCILHPELTTDSMIPKYATTEIRRHLANATTDLMKLDHEEEPQLSEPYLSKQKKLMAKILEHDNVNYLKKILGELGMVLDQIEAELEKRKLEYQGQKCELWLCGCVFTLADVLLGATLHRLKFLGLSKKYWEDGSRPNLQSFFDRIQKRFAFRKVLGDIHTTLLSAVVPNAFRLVKRKPPSFLGASFLMGSLGGMGYFAYWYLKKKYI from the exons ATGGCGACTCCCAATAATGTTACTCCCACCAACTGCAGCTGGTGGCCCATCTCGGCGCTGGAGAACAACGCGGGGAAATCCAcggagagggaagaaaatcacGACCCGACAGACCCCGCTCTCAAATCCCAGGACAGACTGGTTTTGTACCACTGGACCCAGTCGTTCAGCtcacaaaag GTGCGGTTGGTCATCGCAGAGAAGGGGCTGCCCTGCGAGGAGAGGGACGTCAGCATGCCCCTGATGGAGCACAAGGAGCCCTGGTTCATGCGGCTCAACCTGGGCGAGGAGGTGCCCGTCATCATCCACAGGGACAACATCATCAGTGACTACAACCAGATCATCGACTACATGGAGAAGAACTTCACAGGAG AAAACGTCACGCAGCTGATCCCCGAGCCGGGCAGCCTGCTGCACTCGCGGGTGCTGCAGTACCGGGAGCTGCTGGACTCGCTCCCCATGGACGCCTACACGCACGGCTGCATCCTGCACCCCGAGCTCACCACCGACTCCATGATCCCAAAGTACGCCACCACTGAGATCCGCA GACATTTAGCTAACGCCACCACGGATCTGATGAAGCTGGACCATGAAGAGGAGCCACAGCTGTCTGAGCCTTACCTCTCCAAGCAGAAGAAGCTCATG GCCAAGATCCTGGAGCATGATAATGTGAACTACTTGAAGAAGATCCTTGGAGAGCTTGGGATGGTGCTAGACCAGATTGAGGCtgagctggagaaaagaaaattggagTACCAAG GGCAGAAGTGTGAACTTTGGCTCTGCGGATGTGTCTTTACTTTGGCCGATGTCTTGTTAGGAGCCACCCTGCACCGCCTCAAGTTTCTGGGACTCTCTAAGAAATACTGGGAAGATGGCAGCAGACCCAACCTACAGTCCTTCTTTGACAGGATACAGAAACGCTTCGCCTTCAGGAAAGTTTTGGGAGACATACACACCACGCTCCTCTCTGCAGTGGTACCCAATGCCTTCAGGCTGGTCAAGCGGAaacctccctccttccttggAGCCTCCTTCCTGATGGGATCTCTGGGGGGAATGGGATATTTTGCTTATTGgtacttaaagaaaaaatacatctaG